From the Motacilla alba alba isolate MOTALB_02 chromosome 1, Motacilla_alba_V1.0_pri, whole genome shotgun sequence genome, the window cttgtccctctgAGAGAGGCAGTATTTGTGGGATCAGTGTGGTGGCTCTGTGACGGTCactgtggggagctgcagcctctggaaacTTCCACTGACAATACTGCTTCCCTCCTATCTGATCCCTGGTGGATCTATAGAGAGATTCTGGCTGGGAAATGAATGGATGTGAAGGCTGCGGGGGACGTGGGGCTGGAGTAAGAGCTGAtcttcccacccaaagcattCGCTGGTTTTAAGGCAAATGTAGGACCAACACTTTGGAAACAATGTTGAAAATGTCTGCCTTGTGCTGCGGGCAGGGAGATAAAGACAAGGCTGGCACATCTTACATTGCCTGAGGGGATGGGCTTCTAAAATACGGATTTTTCTCAGTTCAGTCTTGAAGATGATTTGAATAAATGAAACACAGTATGGATTGAAAATGAGTGTCTTCTTCTTGAGGGTTTGTTGTGGTCctactcatttttatttctcacaaCACTTTCTCTGGGTACTTGCTTTCTTTCAGTGAACACTGGggggaaaagctgcttttgtgaCTATTGTTATTGATATGTTTGAGCTGTGTTTTGCCTACTGACATTATCCATCCTTTGTGCAAGATCCCCttcagtgtttgtgtgtgctgcagtCCAGCtaattctccttttcctttttgttttgttttctccagggGATCTACAAATACCTGGAGAGGAACTTTGCAGACTTTAAGCAGAGAGGCTTTGTTGTTGGATATGACACACGAGGTCAGGTCACCAGCAACTGCAGCAGTAAGAAGTATGAGTATTGATTACATTTGCAAGACTAGAAATGAAATTGTGGCTTTAAATGCGTTCTGTCCTCTCAgcactttctctttttgcttgggatgagctgggcacactccttcctctcccttaCTCCATTGGAACAGcagtgaggagaggctgggactAAATCCTTTGTGCTGCCAGTTTGCCAGCAAAGGAGGAGTGTAAGGCTGCTTACTGTCCACCAGAGAATTTACAGATTAAATGCACAAGAACATTAGGCTTAATGTGCCTGGAGGGAAATTTGAACATGAAGGTAAATTCAGAGTATCAACATCCAGCTGGAAACCCGTTATTAATGCACTTGTTACACTGTCATTCTCTGGTGTTTCACACCTGGTTTAAGCTTGCCTGCGGGAGGGTAATTCCTCCTGCAGTCTGCTGTAACCCTGTGTATTCTCACTTTGAGGGGATTTTACCTGCAGTGCTTAAAATGTGGGCTTCCAGCAATGGCACACTGTGCTCTTTGCAAGGAAAGGGGAGGCAACTGCTTCCTGAATTCTCTAAGGAGTCTTAATCCTTGTCACTGGGGAGAAAAACCCGCGTGGTGATGGCAAAAAACACCTGGTTGGCTGTGCAAAAAAGCCAACCCAGCAGCTAATTAGTATTTTGGTAAGGAGGAGTTAATTACTGTAGCTATTGTTGTAACTAacagttcttttcctttttaaattcaGTAGTATTTAATGTTTTGGGGATGAAGAAGTCCCTGGTGTGGTAGAGCACAGAATGCAGTGAgtctctcctctcccctgggATGTGTGGCCCATTTTTCCCCAGACTGTGGGGGTTAGGCACAGTCTGAAAATGGGGAGCTGTAAGAGTTATGCTCCTTTTCAGCCCCCAGAGCCCGGGATTGAGCCTGGATGGTCACAGAGGTGATTCAGCAGCACCTCAGTTCCTGACTGTGTGTTTCTCCTGTCCCTGGGATCTTGCAGAGCTGGAATCCAGCTGAGCTCTCCCAAAAGAGTGTTCCCAGTGGGAGCAGGgtgctttcccagctctgtgtgggcagcagagccaggggatGGCAGGTCACCCAGCTGTGTCCTGAAACTGAGTTGGTGTGAACCAAGCAGAATCTCAGTGgcttcagctcccagctgagctctcaGACCCTTCCAGGTGGTTTCAGGTGCCTTTTGGCAGGTGCTGGAGGGGAGTTCTGAGTCAGTGAGACTTGGGTTGCTGCTGATGAAGAGAGGGAAGTCAGTACTAGTGCTTGTCTATGAGAGCAAGGTGAGCTTACACCATTTAATATCTCCTCTCTTTTGCCTCTGAGGCTTCCCTTTATCTCCTGAGCTGTGCAAAAGAAGTTTGGTATCAGTTACCTGGAAGAGAATGAGCCTCCCTGGTGCTTGAAAGGGCATGTTTATAATAGAGTGAGGCTTAGAACTATGGGCACTGTTCCTGTTCCTGAACAGTCTGGAATGAggggtgctgctctgcagaaatgtattttaggAGTAGCTCTGCTTCCTGGACATtgtgtgcagctgctgagcagggctggaagacGAGCTCTGTGTAGGATACCCAATCCCTTCCCAaacctgctgctgcacacatCTGGCCCTTCAAACTCTCTGGGAGGCTGGTTCTGTCCTTGAGCAGAGGATGGGTGTTCTGTTCTGTGTGTGGGGTATCTGCTTGGTTTCAaggaggggctgcagtgccTTGTGCTGGCTCAGATTCTGCAGCCTGAGAGCTCTGACCCTGACTGTGCAATTTGTAGGACACCACTCTAAGCCAAAAAGCAGTGGAATGCCTCAGGAAACAAGTGCCTGGAGGTGGCAGGAATTCCATCTGGCTGttgggctgccctggggggctggggtgactgaatattttctttttcctgttggtAGGCTTGCAAAGCTCACTGCAGCAGTCCTGCTGGCAAAAGATGTGCTTGTGTACTTCTTCTCCACCTATGTCCCTACCCCCTTTGTGGTGAGTCACCTTCTTGTCCTGTTGTTGCACCACACAGTTATGGGAGTATTTGAATTTACTGAAAGAGAGAGCTAGCAGTTTCCTTAAATTCTgttatttaacagaaaaatagaGGCTGCTTGGTACACTTGGCTCCTCAAGGAGGCTGTAACAAGGATGTCACCAAATTTCTCAGTGCCTCTGCTTTTGCTATCTCAAAAACAGGCTCTTCTAgtcacagcagcttttccttgcaTGGCTTTAAATGCTTGCTTGTATTccatgagctgctccagggtgcTCTGTGTTCTGTGGATCTTGGTTTGAGGGGAGGACTGGAATGCCTGGAGAAACTTGCGATTTGTTTTCCAACCAGCCTTTCTGTGAATCCCTTTGTCCTGTTTCCAAGGGCTCCTGTAATCTGAGTGTAGGCTTTCAGTTGGCCACTTGAGGATTGCATTTTTGTAATTGATGTAAAGAATGCTTTTTATGGACCAGCGTTAGCACCAGCGCTGTGCTGGTGGTTTCCAGCTGGGCTGTTGCAGGGTTGAGGGCACCCCTGGGTGCTGGTGCAGGgtgtgtggcagagctgggctgagctgtcTCTGGTTCCCTTGCAGCCCTACGCcgtgcagcagctgggggccGTGGCTGGGGTGATGATCACTGCCTCGCACAACCGCAAGGAGGACAACGGCTACAAGGTGAGCCCTGACACCCAGCCAGAGGCACTTTCcgcagcccaggctgctcccagcctgtccagcctggccctggaaccctctgggatggggcagcccgTGCCAGGGCTCCcctttatgtgtgtgtgtccatTAGAAGGATAAGTTGTGTGAAATAATTAATCCTTCTACAGCCTGACACACTCATCTGTGATGAGGGCATAAGAGCACACAGTTTGTGTGTCTTGAGCCTGAATCTGCAGTGACATTCCGTAGAGTTTAATCAGCAGCTGAAGAAGTGCCCCTGCAATTTGTGTGAGGCTGCTGAGGCTTAAAACTCACTTTAAAACTAAGCCAGAACTGAGGTGGATTCATGCACACAGCAGGGGACTGTGCTGAAGGTGGGAATGATTGAAGAGTGGATTAATAAAACACAGTAGCATTGGTTTTATTAGATTTTTGCCCTGGTTTTCTGGGCACTGAAGAGGGGGGTGGGTGGCTTCCCTTGGAAAGCTTGGGACGATAAAACCATCCACAATAGCAAGTGCAGTGTTTTAACTGAGCATTTCCCTCCTCAGCTCTATAAGAACTGAACTAAACTCTCAACTTTAGCTGAGCATTCTAGAAGCCCTGTGGCAGGTCAGTGAGCGATGGCAGtgtgaggaaaggcagagagagctcTTGGGAGTGATTGAACTGTTCTTGCCTTCCCTGGAACACGTCGTGAAGTTCTTCACCAGCCTTTgtttctgctgagctggagcaaTGAGTGGGGAGAGAAGCCACAGGAATTTCCCAGGTGCTTCATTTGTCAAGAAgcagttttgtgtttgtgtcttCTGATACAAACATACCAGAAGTTTACAAACATATAGTCAGTTTACAAAGAAGTGAATGGCATTTTACTTTTGCCAGGACCCTGGTGTGTTTCCTGGTTTACTTTTGCCAGGATCCTGGTGTGTTTCCTAGTCTTTCCCGAGAGCTGTTTAATCTTTCACAATTTCCCCTGTGGatttcagcagcttctgaagGTTTTGGGCAATGTGAACTGGAGGTGACAAACCCAGAGGCAGATGAtctgagcagaggctgcactGTGAGCTCAGCCTTGCTGTTGGCAGCAGAGTGTGGGAAAACTGGCCTCTAAATCTTTAACAAAGGCTTTATTATAGCTGAGGTTAGATACGGAGTTTCCACTCTGGAGGGTGTTTCCAGCTGAGAGATTAGGGTTGTTCAGCTGTGGAAAAACACAGACCTTGGCACACTGCttatctgctttgctttgggtTCAAACCCAAGCTGTGTTCCTTTTTCCGGAGGAATGCCAGCCTTGGGGAAGGTGATGTTTTCCCACTGTTACAGTTTGCACAGCACTCCCAGATACAAGTGCCCGGTTTTGGTTTCTCACATCCTGATATTTCAACACCAGCTTTTATGAAAACAGTTGTGTTGCTGTGTTAGCTCCATTTATCAGTTGTGAGCTCAGAGGTTCATGCTGGATGACTCCAAATGTCTTGAGAATCAAGCCAGTCAGATGCTGGCTTCTCTGTATGGCTCAGGCACAAAGTAGGTGGGATCCTTTAGCTAAAAGAATTTATCAGGTTCATAACCTTTGCAAATAAACTGtgtcttgttttccttcctcttacCCCAGGTTTATTGGGAAAATGGAGCACAGATCACCTCTCCTCACGATAAGGAAATTATAAAATGCATAGAAGAGTGTGTTGAACCATGGAGCGGCTCTTGGAATGAAAATCTGGTGGACACCAGTCCCCTCAGACAGGATCCTCTGAAGAAAATTTGTGACAGCTACATGGAGGATCTGACAAAGATCTGCTATCATAGGTATTGTATACAGCAAAAGGTACCTGAGGTATGTTTTTAAGTAAGCTGTGGGTGCATGTGGGAAAAACTGACTGCAGACACGCTTCCCTGTGTTCTCTGGGGTGTCATCAAATTCAAGGGTCACCATCCTTAGGGTGAAACCATTAGGTTGAGAATaaagcagctgcctttgggaTTAAGGTACTGTGAAACATCCCAGTGGAAACCATTTAATGCAAGTGAATGTGCTCTGAGAGTTCTGagtaaaatgcagaaatgcagagtaAAAGCAAAGTGCACGTGCATAAAATAGATTGAGTCTAAAGGTTAGGTGGGGCAGAGGATGTGAATGAgaggaggatggatggatggcatgaagcagagctggaataATATTTTAAGGTGGTGGAAGAGCTTGAGTTTGATGTAGAAATCAACAGTTTATTCTTGGGAGACTTTGATCTGTTTCAGCAGAAGGTAAATACTTCATTTTCCAGGAGAAGCAGCTTCAACCCAGCGATTTCTAGTGCAAAATAAGCACTTTGACTGATTCCTTTGAAATTAATGCAGGAATCAGCAGAGCAGTACACAGAGGAATTGCAGCTTACTTTGCTTTCCCTGATGAGAACAGTCTTGTTGgagagctgagctcctgctgaagCTGTGTTTCCTCCCCAGGGAGCTGAACGTGCAGAGCACTTTGAAGTTTGTGCACACCTCTTTCCACGGCGTTGGCCATGACTACGTGCAGTTGGCTTTCAAAGCCTTTGGCTTCCAGCCCCCCATTCCAGTTCCAGAGCAAAAAGACCCAGACCCTGACTTCTCTACTGTCAAGTGCCCCAATCCTGAAGAGGGAGAATCTGTGctggtattttggtttttaattaattgatttctgtaggggaaaaacaaacagagagaGAACAGGGGGAACCTGCTTTTAGCTGTGTTGACACAATGGGAAATCCATGGGGGGTTTTTCTTTCACTGGATGTTAGGTGTAACTAGGAAGGCTGTGGGTTTATTTACTCTtatgttttggtgttttttgtcCCCTCCTTCTCCCACCAGGAGCTGTCACTGAGGCTTGCAGAGAAGGAAGGTGCCAAAGTAGTGGTGGCCACTGATCCAGATGCAGATCGACTGGCAGTGgcagaacagcaggaaaagtaaGTGGTGGGACCCTTTCTTATGTCTTCCTGCAGAAAAGGTGGTGACAGTCACAGAACATTACTAAATAGTTGCCAGGCACAGGCCTTCAATccactcttttcctttttccttctagtTTTATCCTTTGGTACTGCtccaaatgcattttaaatcaaTTCACCCATCAAAGAGTAGATTAAATACTTACTGGTGTAATAGTAAATGGCCAAATAAAGCTGAGCTGAAAACTGAGTGGTTACTGAAGACggtgaaataattttgtttgctgtgttttcatttataTCAGGCAAACCTTCCTTGGTGGTTGTCATGGGCTTCTTTGGtggagtggggtttttttgttttgttgtttgtagTTTTAATCCTTTGTTTTCCCCTGCTTGCTCATATTGaacagaagttgtttttctCCCACTGACAGGCCCAGTTCTGATGGTTGTGTAAGTAAAAGCTGAGCAGGCCCTGCCTGACTGCAATGTTCAGGTTGCCTAGGCTGCTCTGTGTGGATCAATTCTAgactgctctcctgctgctgggtcaTCCAAGCTGAGCCAGAGAGGAGACCCTGGGGTTGTCCTTGGGCTCTGGGCTTGTAAATCCTTCAGGTGTGATAGCTGTGGAGTCTGTCAGTAGGGTGGCTTTGCCTAGAGCAGCTTGTCAGTGCTGTGCTCACATCCCCTGTCCAATGACTGCAGAAttcctctcccccagccctgacCTTGCCTCTCTGGGTGttcagtgtctgcagagctcctcacCTTGCCCCTCTGGGTGTTCAGAGCTGGCAGAAATCGTCACCTTGCCTCTTTTAGTATTCAGTGACTTGAGAAATCCTCACCTTGCCTCTCCCCACAGTGGCTGCTGGAAGGTGTTCACAGGCAATGAGCTGGCAGCCTTGTTTGGCTGGTGgatgttttcctgctggaaggaGAACTGCTCCCAGGATGCTGATGTGAGGAATGTTTACATGCTGGCAACCACAGTCTCCTCCAAGATCTTGAGGGCAATTGCACTTAAAGAGGGATTTCACTTTGAGGTGAGTGTGGTTTTGGGGCTGTCTCCATCTGAACCTCTGCTGGTGGCCTCACGGGGTGAAAAGTGGGCAGGG encodes:
- the PGM2L1 gene encoding glucose 1,6-bisphosphate synthase; translated protein: MGDCGAPGDVNSNVLVARSTGDAQLDKAVWQWLSWDKNQKTKEQIETLLQDGKHRELRERLCCRLSFGTAGLRSAMGAGFCYINDLTVIQSTQGIYKYLERNFADFKQRGFVVGYDTRGQVTSNCSSKKLAKLTAAVLLAKDVLVYFFSTYVPTPFVPYAVQQLGAVAGVMITASHNRKEDNGYKVYWENGAQITSPHDKEIIKCIEECVEPWSGSWNENLVDTSPLRQDPLKKICDSYMEDLTKICYHRELNVQSTLKFVHTSFHGVGHDYVQLAFKAFGFQPPIPVPEQKDPDPDFSTVKCPNPEEGESVLELSLRLAEKEGAKVVVATDPDADRLAVAEQQENGCWKVFTGNELAALFGWWMFSCWKENCSQDADVRNVYMLATTVSSKILRAIALKEGFHFEETLPGFKWIGSRVKNLLDNGKEVLFAFEESIGFMCGTSVLDKDGVSAAVVIAEMATYLQGQGLTLAQKLVDIYEMYGYHISKTSYFLCYDPATIKRIFERLRNFDGPQLYPKCCGAYSILHVRDITTGYDSSQLNHKSVLPVSKSSQMITFTFQNGCVATLRTSGTEPKIKYYAEMCALPGQSDRSVLEEELQKLIEALIENFLEPAKNGLTWRSA